The Blautia hydrogenotrophica DSM 10507 genome window below encodes:
- a CDS encoding glycogen/starch/alpha-glucan phosphorylase: MEQALTQILKEQCQKSIQEASDQEIYAALLCIVKDKMKGMKRNEGSKKLYYISAEFLIGKLLSNNLINLGVFEETRQVLKKYGHDLTAVEEVELEPSLGNGGLGRLAACFLDSIATLGLPGDGVGLNYHDGLFRQTFVDHKQKEEPNPWITKQSWLTKTDCHFEVPFGDFTLTSTMYDIDVPGYKNGSNRLHLFDVDTVDEGIIQDGIDFDKTDIKRNLTLFLYPDDRDENGHLLRIYQQYFMVSNAAQLILKEAEERGCDLYRLHEHVAIQINDTHPTMVIPELIRLLTQKKGFNMDTAIDVVRKTCAYTNHTILAEALEKWPVSYLEKVVPQLMPIIRELDARVRKDFHDERVYIIDQSDRVHMAHIDIHYGYAVNGVAALHTEILKQSELKPFYDLYPEKFNNKTNGITFRRWLMHCNPKLAEYLKELVGETYLEDASALEKLLDYQDDQEVLQNLRAIKKDAKKELKSYLLQTQGVEIDENSVFDIQIKRLHEYKRQQMNALYAIYKYKEIKKGKLPKRPLTMIFGAKAAPAYTIAKDIIHLILCLQELVEKDPQVNKYLKIVMVENYNVTKAEKLIPACDISEQISLASKEASGTGNMKFMLNGAVTLGTEDGANVEIHQLVGDDNIYIFGEKSKKVIELYDTSGYCSADIYNSDPMIEELVDFIISKELIRIGDPVNLGRLYKEIVSKDWFMTLLDLKDYIQKKEQVLEDYEDEKAWEQKMLVNIAKAGFFSSDRTIAEYNRDIWHL; encoded by the coding sequence ATGGAACAGGCGTTAACGCAAATCTTAAAAGAACAGTGCCAAAAGAGCATTCAGGAAGCTTCTGACCAGGAGATCTATGCGGCTTTGCTGTGTATTGTAAAGGATAAAATGAAAGGAATGAAGAGAAATGAGGGCAGTAAAAAGCTGTACTACATTTCCGCGGAGTTCCTGATTGGAAAACTGTTGTCCAATAACTTGATTAATCTGGGAGTATTTGAGGAGACCCGTCAGGTACTGAAAAAATATGGACATGATCTGACGGCAGTAGAAGAGGTGGAGTTAGAGCCCTCCCTTGGAAATGGAGGTCTGGGGCGTCTGGCTGCCTGCTTTTTGGATTCCATCGCCACACTGGGACTGCCCGGCGACGGTGTTGGACTGAATTACCACGACGGACTATTCCGTCAGACTTTTGTGGACCACAAGCAAAAGGAAGAGCCCAACCCTTGGATTACCAAGCAGAGTTGGCTGACCAAGACGGACTGCCATTTTGAGGTTCCGTTTGGGGACTTTACGCTGACTTCCACGATGTACGACATTGATGTTCCAGGATATAAGAATGGCAGCAATCGTCTGCACTTGTTTGACGTGGACACGGTGGATGAGGGAATTATCCAGGATGGAATTGATTTTGACAAGACAGATATCAAAAGAAATCTGACCTTGTTCCTATATCCAGACGACAGAGATGAGAATGGTCACCTTCTGAGAATTTATCAGCAGTACTTCATGGTCAGCAATGCAGCTCAGCTGATTTTAAAGGAGGCCGAGGAGAGAGGCTGTGATCTGTACCGTCTGCATGAACACGTGGCGATTCAGATCAACGATACCCATCCGACGATGGTGATTCCGGAGTTGATTCGTCTGCTGACGCAGAAGAAGGGCTTTAACATGGACACAGCCATTGATGTGGTGAGAAAGACCTGTGCGTATACCAACCATACGATTCTCGCGGAGGCATTGGAGAAATGGCCAGTGTCTTATCTGGAAAAAGTGGTTCCTCAGCTGATGCCGATCATCCGGGAGCTGGATGCAAGGGTGAGAAAAGATTTCCACGATGAGAGAGTCTACATTATCGACCAGTCAGACCGGGTACACATGGCACATATTGATATTCACTATGGATATGCGGTAAATGGCGTGGCCGCCCTGCACACGGAGATACTGAAACAGTCAGAGCTGAAGCCTTTTTACGATCTCTATCCGGAGAAGTTCAACAACAAGACCAACGGCATTACCTTCCGCCGCTGGCTGATGCACTGTAATCCAAAACTGGCGGAGTATTTAAAAGAACTGGTGGGAGAGACCTATCTGGAGGATGCTTCTGCTTTGGAAAAACTTTTGGATTATCAAGATGACCAGGAAGTGCTTCAGAATCTGCGGGCAATCAAGAAGGATGCAAAAAAGGAGCTGAAGAGCTATCTGCTTCAGACTCAGGGTGTCGAGATTGATGAAAACTCTGTCTTTGACATTCAGATCAAGCGTCTTCACGAGTACAAGAGACAGCAGATGAATGCGCTGTATGCGATTTATAAATATAAAGAGATCAAGAAAGGCAAGCTGCCAAAACGCCCGCTCACGATGATTTTTGGAGCGAAAGCGGCTCCTGCCTATACCATTGCGAAGGATATCATTCACCTGATTCTCTGTCTGCAGGAATTGGTAGAGAAAGACCCACAGGTGAACAAATACCTGAAAATTGTGATGGTGGAAAATTATAACGTGACCAAGGCAGAGAAGCTGATACCGGCCTGCGATATCTCAGAGCAGATTTCTCTGGCGTCTAAGGAGGCGTCCGGTACGGGCAATATGAAATTCATGCTCAATGGAGCGGTGACACTGGGAACTGAGGATGGCGCCAATGTGGAGATTCATCAGCTGGTGGGAGATGACAATATCTACATTTTTGGTGAGAAATCAAAGAAGGTCATTGAACTGTACGATACTTCCGGTTATTGTTCTGCGGATATCTATAACAGCGATCCGATGATTGAAGAGCTGGTGGATTTCATCATCAGCAAAGAACTAATCCGCATCGGTGATCCGGTGAATTTGGGACGTTTGTACAAAGAGATTGTGAGCAAAGACTGGTTCATGACTCTGCTGGATTTAAAAGACTATATTCAGAAAAAAGAGCAGGTGCTGGAGGATTACGAAGACGAAAAAGCTTGGGAACAGAAAATGCTGGTGAACATTGCGAAGGCAGGCTTTTTCTCCTCTGACCGTACGATCGCGGAGTACAACCGTGATATCTGGCATCTGTAG
- the malQ gene encoding 4-alpha-glucanotransferase, whose translation MKETGILMPLSSLPSRTGIGELGEKTCRWLELLGDHGVGIWQLLPMNPVGYGNSPYQPYSSCAGDEIYISLDSLYEEGLLEELPPSFREKERKVDYEAVRAFKEPYLREAYGKFQKTEDYESFAGQEWVKMYGVFRALKMANGGICWNEWPKEDRQWPEKRGELSKAVEEEAQYQIFLQYLFYTQWMRIKKLAADKEIQIMGDVPFYVGIDSVDVWSQKENFLLDEDGRPIFIAGVPPDYFSATGQRWGNPIYDWERLKADGYQFWVDRIGYNSRMFDILRIDHFRAFDTYWKIPASCPTAMEGEWVEAPGYEVIDTLKEKIPGVNLAAEDLGELRPEVLKLRDYYHLKGMKILVFAINSDGKYAYDELPDKENMIIYTGTHDNDTLMEWYLGLSTARRRKIRGFLKRQGYKDGSVKDRLLAYTMGSKAQYAIVPMGDILGLGSQGHLNTPGTVGSPNWEWRMPDFERASRELVKYKNTIFCRK comes from the coding sequence ATGAAAGAGACAGGAATACTTATGCCGTTGTCGTCTCTTCCATCGCGTACAGGAATCGGAGAGCTGGGAGAGAAGACCTGCCGCTGGCTGGAGCTTCTAGGAGACCATGGAGTCGGTATCTGGCAGCTTCTTCCCATGAACCCGGTGGGCTACGGAAATTCCCCGTATCAGCCCTACTCATCCTGTGCGGGAGATGAGATCTACATCAGTCTGGACAGTCTGTATGAGGAAGGATTGTTGGAAGAGCTGCCTCCTTCCTTTAGGGAAAAGGAACGGAAGGTGGACTATGAGGCAGTGCGGGCATTTAAAGAGCCTTATCTGCGGGAGGCCTATGGGAAGTTTCAGAAGACGGAAGATTACGAGAGCTTTGCCGGACAAGAATGGGTGAAGATGTATGGTGTATTCCGCGCGCTGAAAATGGCAAACGGGGGCATCTGCTGGAATGAGTGGCCAAAGGAAGACAGACAGTGGCCTGAGAAAAGAGGCGAGCTGTCAAAGGCTGTGGAAGAAGAGGCGCAGTATCAGATATTTTTGCAGTATCTCTTTTACACGCAGTGGATGCGGATTAAGAAGCTTGCCGCGGATAAGGAAATCCAAATTATGGGGGATGTACCCTTTTACGTGGGAATCGACTCTGTGGATGTCTGGAGCCAGAAAGAGAACTTCCTTCTGGATGAGGATGGCAGGCCGATTTTCATCGCGGGTGTTCCACCGGACTATTTCAGCGCGACTGGGCAAAGGTGGGGGAATCCTATCTATGACTGGGAACGGCTGAAGGCGGACGGTTATCAGTTCTGGGTGGACCGAATTGGCTACAACAGCAGGATGTTTGATATTCTGCGAATCGATCATTTCCGGGCTTTTGATACTTACTGGAAGATTCCGGCTTCCTGTCCGACTGCCATGGAAGGCGAGTGGGTGGAGGCGCCGGGTTATGAGGTGATCGACACGCTGAAAGAGAAAATTCCAGGCGTGAATCTGGCGGCAGAGGATTTGGGTGAACTGCGTCCCGAGGTCCTGAAGCTTAGGGATTACTATCACCTGAAGGGGATGAAAATTCTGGTGTTTGCCATCAACTCTGATGGGAAATATGCCTATGACGAGCTGCCGGACAAGGAGAATATGATTATTTACACAGGGACCCATGACAACGATACGCTGATGGAGTGGTATCTGGGTTTGAGTACGGCCAGAAGGAGAAAAATCCGCGGCTTCTTAAAACGCCAGGGATATAAAGACGGTTCCGTCAAAGACCGTCTGTTGGCTTATACTATGGGAAGTAAAGCACAGTACGCGATTGTTCCTATGGGGGATATTTTAGGCCTTGGCTCACAAGGGCATCTGAACACGCCAGGAACGGTGGGCTCACCCAACTGGGAGTGGCGAATGCCGGATTTTGAGAGGGCTTCACGGGAACTTGTGAAATATAAAAATACGATTTTCTGCCGAAAGTAG
- a CDS encoding amylo-alpha-1,6-glucosidase codes for MKWIYGKQDWKSFERGQENCYLLTNGLGGFSSATMIGSVSRNDHALLMACVHAPNHRYNMVHRLSEQVTLEGDSHMISSQEFADGTREDGWRYLEEFSYEDTPVWRFLVEGVQVRKEISVEQGTNTAAVCYEITNRSSRMCDFTVTPFFQFTPKGSEPKPSQVFEREEGCVRSNGLSLYFWTDAEVKEIPEISEVYFYSYDDCDGRRPTGLAKANHRICKTVNPGEKCRLELVYSMETTEKKAASILAGHRAYRKKLEELAGFSSELAAFLAKSANQFVSRRESTDGETILAGFPFFEDWGRDTMIALPGICISTRQYGTAREILRTFAAYEKDGLMPNLFPEGGEAPLYNTVDAALLFINCVYLYYQATGEKAFVREMYPVAERIVKSYRQGTHFGIHMDEDGLIMAGQELDQVTWMDVRVGEFLPTPRHGKPVEINAYWYNALQIMACFSEILGKEGAEYEALAKKAKEAFCGQFWMEDRHCLKDVLSGTEADCQVRCNQIWAVSMPFTMLDREKERQVVETVFEKLYTPYGLRTLEKSDPQFHGTYGGPMQQRDMAYHQGTVWTFPLGAYYLSYLKVHSNSGEAKETVREQLEVLASALREGCVGQLPEIYDGENPTSSKGCFAQAWSVGELLRVFEKIERGN; via the coding sequence ATGAAATGGATTTACGGAAAACAGGATTGGAAGAGTTTTGAGAGGGGACAGGAGAACTGTTATCTGCTGACCAATGGGCTGGGAGGCTTTTCCTCGGCGACTATGATCGGGTCGGTTTCCAGAAACGACCATGCGCTGCTGATGGCCTGCGTGCACGCGCCCAATCACCGGTACAATATGGTGCATCGGCTGTCCGAACAAGTGACTCTGGAAGGAGACAGCCACATGATTTCCAGTCAGGAGTTCGCGGACGGCACGCGGGAGGACGGCTGGCGTTATCTGGAGGAATTTTCCTATGAGGATACGCCTGTGTGGAGATTCCTGGTGGAAGGCGTGCAGGTCCGAAAAGAGATTTCTGTGGAACAGGGGACGAACACTGCTGCGGTGTGCTATGAGATCACGAACCGAAGTTCCAGAATGTGTGACTTCACAGTGACGCCTTTCTTTCAGTTTACTCCGAAAGGGAGTGAGCCAAAGCCTTCTCAGGTCTTTGAGAGAGAAGAAGGCTGTGTCCGCAGCAATGGACTGAGTCTGTATTTTTGGACTGACGCGGAAGTGAAAGAAATACCGGAGATCAGCGAAGTTTACTTTTACAGCTACGACGATTGTGACGGCAGGCGTCCTACTGGGCTGGCAAAGGCGAATCACCGGATTTGCAAGACGGTAAATCCGGGGGAAAAATGCCGCTTGGAACTGGTATACAGCATGGAAACGACGGAGAAGAAGGCGGCAAGTATCCTGGCGGGACACAGAGCATACCGGAAAAAATTGGAGGAGCTGGCAGGCTTTTCCTCTGAGCTGGCGGCGTTTTTGGCTAAGAGTGCCAATCAATTTGTGTCAAGGCGGGAGTCTACAGACGGCGAGACGATTTTGGCAGGTTTTCCGTTTTTTGAGGACTGGGGCCGGGATACCATGATCGCACTTCCGGGAATCTGCATCAGTACCCGGCAGTATGGGACGGCCAGGGAGATTTTGAGAACCTTTGCGGCCTATGAGAAGGATGGGCTGATGCCGAATCTGTTTCCGGAGGGAGGAGAAGCTCCTCTCTATAATACGGTGGACGCGGCTTTGCTGTTTATTAATTGTGTATACCTGTATTATCAGGCCACAGGAGAAAAGGCTTTCGTAAGAGAGATGTATCCGGTGGCGGAGAGGATTGTGAAAAGCTATCGACAGGGAACACATTTTGGGATTCATATGGATGAGGACGGCTTGATTATGGCAGGCCAGGAGCTAGACCAGGTGACCTGGATGGATGTGAGGGTCGGAGAGTTTCTCCCTACACCACGCCACGGCAAGCCGGTGGAGATCAATGCTTACTGGTACAATGCCCTTCAGATTATGGCCTGCTTTTCGGAGATTCTGGGCAAAGAAGGAGCAGAGTACGAAGCTCTGGCCAAGAAGGCTAAGGAGGCTTTCTGCGGCCAGTTCTGGATGGAGGACAGACATTGTCTGAAAGATGTGTTGTCGGGAACAGAGGCGGACTGTCAGGTTCGCTGCAATCAAATTTGGGCTGTGTCCATGCCCTTTACAATGTTGGATAGGGAAAAGGAGAGACAGGTGGTTGAAACTGTGTTTGAAAAACTGTATACTCCTTATGGACTGCGGACCTTGGAGAAATCAGACCCACAATTTCATGGAACCTACGGAGGGCCGATGCAGCAGAGGGATATGGCCTACCATCAGGGGACAGTGTGGACTTTCCCGCTGGGGGCATATTACCTTTCCTACCTGAAGGTTCATTCCAATAGTGGGGAGGCGAAGGAGACGGTGAGAGAACAGCTGGAAGTGCTGGCAAGTGCTCTGAGAGAGGGCTGTGTCGGCCAACTGCCGGAAATTTACGACGGGGAAAATCCGACTTCTTCTAAAGGATGTTTCGCACAGGCGTGGAGCGTGGGAGAGTTGCTCCGTGTCTTTGAGAAAATAGAAAGAGGAAACTGA
- a CDS encoding glycoside hydrolase family 13 protein: MEFTGVYHKTSEQFSYAQNEEELVVNLKTGYDVRRVFIHYGDPFEAGILGGKEKWVGKREEIVYKKRLLHQIWWTTTLRPAYKRCKYYFELHTDTEVWYYFEDGFLTEEQLGLEGRMLQCFTVPWMNPADVNRTPDWVNETVWYQIFPDRFCNGKPEDQQEGLTPWRLGPVTNEERFGGNLEGIRQRLGYLQDLGITGIYLNPIMEAESNHKYDTKDYTKIDPAFGDERTMRLLVSEAHERGIKIMVDAVFNHCGRKFGPWLDVQKKGRESEYADWFMVQNWEELKKRADTRDGRFYSFAFADGMPKLNTNSEQVIRYFCKVCEDWVRSYEIDGIRFDVGNEVSHRFLKRLREHLKSLKPDIYLLGEIWHDASQWLQGDEYDSVMNYPLMSGIHDFFLDKSLGKEAFEYMVNRCYTMYMQQNNNVMFNLLDSHDTERLMNRFKDLDIFYQQLAVLFTMPGSPCIYYGTEIALEGGHDPDCRRCMPWEELKNEENQKRIELMKELIRMRKTHQSCRSLYFHFPNEYENRRCVEYVKLDEAGRKLEVILNCSEEKLEIHGTGEVLFSRNYQEGRLGPKGTLVRSLGI; the protein is encoded by the coding sequence ATGGAATTTACAGGAGTATATCATAAAACTTCAGAGCAGTTCAGTTATGCTCAAAATGAAGAAGAACTGGTGGTAAATCTGAAAACGGGCTATGACGTAAGACGGGTCTTCATACACTATGGAGACCCGTTTGAAGCAGGTATCCTGGGCGGAAAGGAAAAGTGGGTTGGAAAAAGGGAGGAGATCGTCTATAAAAAGAGGCTTCTTCATCAGATCTGGTGGACGACGACTCTAAGACCTGCCTATAAGCGCTGTAAGTATTACTTTGAGCTGCACACGGATACGGAAGTCTGGTACTATTTTGAGGACGGCTTTCTCACAGAGGAACAGCTGGGACTGGAAGGACGGATGCTTCAGTGCTTCACGGTGCCGTGGATGAATCCGGCGGATGTAAACCGGACGCCGGACTGGGTGAATGAGACGGTTTGGTATCAGATTTTCCCAGACCGCTTCTGCAATGGGAAGCCTGAAGATCAGCAAGAGGGTCTGACTCCCTGGAGGCTGGGGCCTGTCACCAATGAGGAGAGGTTCGGAGGAAATCTGGAAGGGATACGCCAGAGGCTCGGCTATCTGCAGGATTTAGGCATCACAGGAATCTACCTGAATCCGATTATGGAGGCGGAGTCCAACCATAAGTACGACACCAAGGACTACACAAAAATTGACCCTGCCTTTGGAGATGAGAGGACCATGAGGCTTCTCGTGAGCGAAGCCCATGAGAGGGGAATCAAAATCATGGTGGACGCCGTGTTTAATCACTGTGGAAGGAAATTCGGTCCTTGGTTGGATGTACAGAAAAAAGGCCGGGAATCAGAGTATGCAGACTGGTTCATGGTACAGAACTGGGAGGAGCTGAAAAAGAGAGCGGATACCAGAGACGGCAGATTCTATTCCTTTGCGTTTGCGGACGGAATGCCGAAGCTGAATACCAACAGTGAACAGGTGATTCGGTATTTCTGCAAGGTCTGCGAGGATTGGGTGCGCAGCTATGAGATCGACGGAATCCGTTTTGATGTGGGAAACGAGGTCTCCCACCGATTTTTGAAAAGGCTGAGGGAGCATTTAAAGAGCCTGAAGCCGGATATTTATCTGTTGGGTGAAATCTGGCATGATGCCAGCCAATGGCTTCAGGGAGATGAGTATGACTCGGTGATGAATTATCCGCTGATGAGTGGAATCCATGACTTTTTCCTGGATAAATCTCTGGGAAAGGAAGCGTTTGAGTATATGGTGAACCGGTGTTATACCATGTATATGCAGCAGAACAACAATGTGATGTTCAACCTGCTGGATTCCCATGATACGGAGCGGTTGATGAACCGTTTTAAAGATTTGGATATCTTTTATCAGCAGTTGGCGGTCTTATTTACGATGCCGGGTAGTCCCTGTATCTATTATGGCACGGAGATTGCTCTAGAAGGGGGACATGACCCCGACTGTAGACGCTGTATGCCGTGGGAAGAGTTGAAGAATGAGGAGAATCAAAAAAGAATTGAGCTCATGAAGGAACTGATACGCATGAGAAAGACGCATCAATCCTGCCGGAGCCTGTATTTTCATTTTCCCAATGAGTATGAGAACAGAAGGTGCGTGGAGTATGTGAAGCTGGATGAGGCAGGCAGAAAGTTGGAAGTGATTTTGAACTGTTCTGAGGAGAAACTTGAAATCCATGGAACGGGAGAAGTTCTGTTCTCGAGAAATTATCAGGAGGGCAGGCTGGGGCCAAAGGGAACTCTGGTCC